DNA from Carassius gibelio isolate Cgi1373 ecotype wild population from Czech Republic chromosome B8, carGib1.2-hapl.c, whole genome shotgun sequence:
ATCCATCCATTAATCATCCAtatttctatctatccatccatcatccatatttctatccatccatatttctatctatccatccatccatcatccatatttctatccatccatatttctatccatccatatttctatctatccatccatccatccatcatccttatttctatccatccatatttttatctatccatccatcaatcatccatatttctatccatccattaatccatccatatttctatccatccatatttctatccatccatccatcatccatatttctatccatccatatttctatctatccatccatccatcatccatatttctatccatccatatttctatccatccatatttctatctatccatccatccatccatcatccttatttctatccatccatatttttatctatccatccatcaatcatccatatttctatccatccattaatccatccatatttctatccatccatatttctatccatccatccatccatcatccatattTCTATCCATCCATTAATCCATCCATATTTCTTTCCATCCatatttctatccatccatccatcatccatatttctatccatccattaatccatccatatttctatccatccatatttctatctatccatccattacccatatttctatccatccatcatccatatttctatccatccatatttctatccatccatccatccatatttctgtccatccatccatatttctgtccatccatccatatttctatccatccatccatccatatttctatccatccatccatccatatttctgtccatccatccatatttctgtccatccatccatatttctatccatccatccatccatatttctatccatccatccatccatatttctatccatccatccatatttctatctatccatccatccatccacccattttTTTCTATCCATCCTTCTATCCATCATCCTTTCTTCATCCATATTTCTTTCTATCCAAATTTCAATTCattcatccatcaatccattCATCAATCAGTGTAAAGTATGTTCTTCGCTGATCTTCTTCAAATGTGAGATGAATCTGTTTTCGTGGACTGAACGGTGGAGGTGgatattttcaaaaacatacaaaaaaaacaaacaaactggctAACAAATATACTGGTAGAaattgcaaacaaacaaaaaataaataaactcaagtaaataTATCATGATTTCAGATagtttagatatttatatttgatatgaAATAATTCAGAGTAAGAGGTTGGTGTGTTGCAGTATTACTGTATATCAGCTGCTGTGTGTGGTTCACATTCGGTTCGTCTGTTCCTCAGCATCATGAAGGCAGAGCGGATCGGCGTGGACATTCCCGTCTATGACCTCTCTCTGATCCGAGGCCTGTGGGAGGGACGTGTGAAGAAATACAAGCAGCGGCAGAAGAAGGAGGAAGAGCGGATCAGTAAAAGTGCTCTGGCCaagtgaggatgaggaggatggaGTCTAGAATACAGAGCTAAagttaaacacacaaacacacctgatcaagATAACGTGACCGTTTGATCAGGACTGGAACTAAACCACTGATTCACGCCATTGGATTGGATCAAATCTTGAAAATGAAGATTCTGAATTAGGATTAGACCACAGAAAAATCCAATCAAAATCCAATGTTCTGATCCCATAAGAAGGGTggtaataaaactttaaaactgttccaaaaaaatgcaacatttgtAACATGTAATGTACACAGCTCTCAGTATCAaactaaaatattacatttaattaaaagttttatttttgtaatcacTGATTTTAAACTACATTGGCACAATCATCAGCCAGATGTAGTTATGTGTgtaaatgcaatataaaatacaaaacattggCATCATGTCCCTTTAGGGGATCCGTAGAGCACTAGTCATCCAGATTGGGAATCTAGATTGGGAATCAGGGAGATCCAATCCAATTCTGCTTTGAAAAAGCGTCACAAAAGTAAGATGGTTTACCTGATCCTGGATAACAAAACCTGGGATTTCTGAAtccagatcagatcagatccagGTCTTGGTCCTCCAGCATCTGGAGAAACGGCTGATGTTGGCAGTAAATCAGACTCTGTTGTGTTGGTGTAAATCAgactctgttgtgtttgtgtaaatcagactctgttgtgtttgtgtaaatcagactctgttgtgtttgtgtaaatcagactctgttgtgtttgtgtaaatcagactctgttgtgttggtgtaaatcagactctgttgtgatggtgtaaatcagactctgttgtgatggtgtaaatcagactctgttgtgtttgtgtaaatcagactctgttgtgatggtgtaaatcagactctgttgtgtttgtgtaaatcagactctgttgtgatggtgtaaatcagactctgttgtgatggtgtaaatcagactctgttgtgtttgtgtaaatcagactctgttgtgatggtgtaaatcagactctgttgtgttggtgtaaatcagactctgttgtgttggtgtaaatcagactctgttgtgttggtgtaaatcagactctgttgtgttggtgtaaatcagactctgttgtgttggtgtaaatcagactctgttgtgtttgtgtaaatcagactctgttgtgttggtgtaaatcagactctgttgtgatggtgtaaatcagactctgttgtgatggtgtaaatcagactctgttgtgatggtgtaaatcagactctgttgtgtttgtgtaaatcagactctgttgtgtttgtgtaaatcagactctgttgtgtttgtgtaaatcagactctgttgtgtttgtgtaaatcagactctgttgtgtttgtgtaaatcagactctgttgtgtttgtgtaaatcagactctgttgtgttggtgtaaatcagactctgttgtgttggtgtaaatcagactctgttgtgatggtgtaaatcagactctgttgtgatggtgtaaatcagactctgttgtgtttgtgtaaatcagactctgttgtgatggtgtaaatcagactctgttgtgtttgtgtaaatcagactctgttgtgatggtgtaaatcagactctgttgtgatggtgtaaatcagactctgttgtgtttgtgtaaatcagactctgttgtgatggtgtaaatcagactctgttgtgttggtgtaaatcagactctgttgtgttggtgtaaatcagactctgttgtgttggtgtaaatcagactctgttgtgttggtgtaaatcagactctgttgtgttggtgtaaatcagactctgttgtgatggtgtaaatcagactctgttgtgatggtgtaaatcagactctgttgtgttggtgtaaatcagactctgttgtgttggtgtaaatcagactctgttgtgttggtgtaaatcagactctgttgtgatggtgtaaatcagactctgttgtgatggtgtaaatcagactctgttgtgtttgtgtaaatcagactctgttgtgtttgtgtaaatcagactctgttgtgatggtgtaaatcagactctgttgtgatggtgtaaatcagactctgttgtgatggtgtaaatcagactctgttgtgatggtgtaaatcagactctgttgtgtgtttgtgtaaatcagactctgttgtgtttgtgtaaatcaGACTCTGTTGTGTTGGTGTGTTTGCAGGGTGGAGCAGCAGTGGCAGTATCGCATTGCATGCAGAAAGCTGAAGAGCGCTGAGGTCACAGCGCTGCAGTGTTATCTGGAGAGATCAGCGCTCAGTGAAACACACCTCCTGCCCAACGATGACAAGGGTATCTTTATCAATGCAAAGCTCGAACCCAAATACTTTGAGTCAGCACATCACCTGATCAAATGGAGGACATGGAAGTCTAGGACAAACTCAAACAGGGACgctcaaatatttttgtttgccGAACACCTTTGATCTAAAATATTTACCCcctttttagatttatatattttcagcatAAAATGATTTCAATAATATCAAATGTACATATCTGAtattggttaatggtcacatgacatgcaggttaacataaaatatattaaaaaataagcaagtatttaatttttactatttattattttatgattattgttttaaatttaaataaataattgttattcattttaatataacatttttagttCTTTGACAATGTTTAGTGGTCACATGATGTGTagataaacatttttagaaagtgtttattattaataataattttagtattttaattattttttagtatTAGTTTTTTAGTATTCTTAGTATTTAGTTATTTGATGTTTGTTACTGGTCACATGATATGTaggtaaatatacatttaaacataattgtttaatttatattaattttgtattattaattttattattattgtttcgtttaaataaaacattgtttatttttacaaTCATTTTTAGTTCTCTGTAAGAACACATAAACAGGATTTTagaattgcattatttttttatttagcatttgcattgtttaaataattttataatatttcttaatgctgaaaaaaatatgcattgcaataTGTTACAGTTTAAAGGAAACGTTTGTAAACTTAACAGATGATGCACCAATAtctcttttcttacatttcagtTGATCTTCTCTTCTAGGATATCTAATGGATTTTCTACTTCATTGTGTGTAATTTTCATTTGTTAAACCTCCAGAAACAGCTCTGACCTCTGACTGTCTGTGTCTCTCATCCAGACAATGATGCAGACAACAAGAAGTTCATTTTCGAGCTGAATGGGAAAAAATGGATGGTAACCATCTGAAAAAGCATTATCAAAGAtgtttttcaaatgcatttgtgctccAACTATGACTGTGATCTGCAGAAATTGCCTGAAGATCTTCAGTACATGACTTATCTCAAGGAATGGCACATCCACGGGACCAGGATTCCCGAGATTCCCACTTACATCGAGGCCTTTGTGGACCTGCATGTGCTGGACGTTCCCAAAAATGGACTGACTAAGCTTCCTGCTGAGATAGGTCAGAGTCACCACAACTCCACATATGTGATCCTGTAGCACCAAACCAGAAaatgcataaaagagaaatgtataattgtgactcatacaatgtattgttgtctatttctacaaatatacgtctttgacactgatgactgcttctgtggtCAATGCCAATGTCTCATCGTTCACAGGGAAGCTGATCAACCTGAGGGAATTAAATGTGAATTATAATAAACTGTTAAGCATTCCACCTGAACTCGGAGAATGTGGGAATCTGGAACGA
Protein-coding regions in this window:
- the lrrc2 gene encoding leucine-rich repeat-containing protein 2; this encodes MKAERIGVDIPVYDLSLIRGLWEGRVKKYKQRQKKEEERISKSALAKVEQQWQYRIACRKLKSAEVTALQCYLERSALSETHLLPNDDKDNDADNKKFIFELNGKKWMKLPEDLQYMTYLKEWHIHGTRIPEIPTYIEAFVDLHVLDVPKNGLTKLPAEIGKLINLRELNVNYNKLLSIPPELGECGNLERLEMTANGKLAELPFELSNLKKLTHLDVAENQFAGIPVCVLRMESLKCLDISNNRLKDLPEDIDRLESLEMLFLHKNNVRYVPMTMTNLIHLKMLVISADELYSIPSQLVDNPNIKLIRLYDNPIHTNNEDMNEMNTDADAQDERDKEFIKTYIETLQDRDTQPSYTTKVSLSCLL